In the genome of Aspergillus luchuensis IFO 4308 DNA, chromosome 2, nearly complete sequence, one region contains:
- a CDS encoding SKN1/KRE6 family beta-glucan synthesis-associated protein (COG:G;~EggNog:ENOG410PH77;~InterPro:IPR000757,IPR013320,IPR005629;~PFAM:PF03935;~TransMembrane:1 (i187-210o);~go_function: GO:0004553 - hydrolase activity, hydrolyzing O-glycosyl compounds [Evidence IEA];~go_process: GO:0005975 - carbohydrate metabolic process [Evidence IEA];~go_process: GO:0006078 - (1->6)-beta-D-glucan biosynthetic process [Evidence IEA]), giving the protein MSEEGILRETPYIRVNSGQHDPFADSDDPYVSVPPQQMGRSLTPGMVQSASEATFPTTWGSPTPQESTELLIPPRPYRVREELRSPELSIRSSRRTSWSSEAVSYDARAYLYSRFEDSRAPSRAESEGDDVNTQTVTEKYNIMPTEGLLLFPEDVEKDDDMHNPDPNDRDIVCDVWNKRGLVNLGGLLLMTVGFVVLFVAYPVITALGGISKKYVPTCDPADTLCLDVGDRSGLTNLRTGLIDPDTPESAMTKKTVDGKEWQLVFSDEFETPGRTFYDGDDAYYQAMDFWYGVTQDLEWYDPDAVTTKDGSLEIRFDAFTNHELGYRSGMVQSWNKLCFSGGRLEASISLPGAGDVSGFWPGFWAMGNLGRPGYAATTDGTWPYSYYDGCDAGITPNQSSPDGINFLPGMRLPACTCDGADHPTPGKSRGAPEIDVIEASVGPLNNNPNAFIGTASQSLQMAPFDIWYMPDYDYTAVYDPRITEINSYRGGPYQQAMSGLTNLNNRWYNGTEYQVYAFEYTPGAVGNVTWFVGQDKTWTLDGRAIGPNGNVGQRMIPMEPMSIVMNLGMAWSFAPINETIRDIMPGFMRFDYIRIYQDPDNISITCDPPGYETTEYIASHAEAYTNNNITTWGDAGYDWPTNSLMNGC; this is encoded by the exons ATGTCCGAAGAGGGGATCTTGCGCGAGACACCTTACATCCGTGTCAATTCGGGCCAACATGACCCATTCGCCGACTCCGATGATCCCTACGTGTCAGTACCGCCCCAGCAGATGGGGCGGTCGTTGACCCCCGGCATGGTGCAGTCGGCCTCTGAAGCCACGTTCCCGACGACATGGGGCTCGCCCACTCCCCAGGAATCAACCGAGCTTTTGATACCCCCGCGGCCCTACCGCGTCAGGGAGGAACTGCGCTCTCCCGAACTGTCGATTCGGTCCTCGCGACGGACGAGCTGGAGCTCAGAGGCGGTCAGCTACGATGCCAGAGCTTACCTGTACAGTCGTTTCGAAGATTCCCGGGCGCCCTCGCGTGCAGAAAGTGAAGGGGACGACGTGAACACCCAAACAGTGACGGAAAAGTACAACATAATGCCAACAGAAGGATTATTATTGTTCCCGGAAGATGTTGAGAAGGATGACGATATGCATAATCCCGATCCAAACGACAGGGATATTGTGTGCGATGTATGGAACAAGCGGGGTTTGGTCAATCTGGGTGGGCTGCTCCTCATGACGGTGGGATTTGTAGTGTTATTTGTTGCCTACCCAGTGAT AACTGCCCTGGGCGGGATATCAAAAAAATACGTGCCGACATGTGATCCTGCCGATACTCTGTGTCTTGACGTCGGGGATCGATCAGGTCTCACCAACTTGAGGACTGGATTGATAGACCCAGATACGCCTGAATCGGCAATGACAAAGAAGACagtggatgggaaggaatggCAGTTAGTG TTCTCTGACGAATTCGAAACCCCTGGCCGAACATTTtatgatggggatgacgCCTATTACCAGGCCATGGATTTCTGGTACGGTGTGACGCAGGACCTGGAG TGGTATGACCCGGATGCTGTCACGACGAAGGATGGATCGTTGGAGATCCGATTCGATGCGTTTACCAACCATGAGCTGGGCTACCGTTCGGGAATGGTGCAAAGCTGGAATAAGCTGTGCTTCTCTGGTGGACGCTTGGAAGCCAGTATCTCTCTGCCCGGAGCTGGAGATGTATCTGGATTTTGGCCCGGGTTCTGGGCGATGGGCAACCTAGGCCGCCCGGGCTATGCTGCGACCACGGATGGCACGTGGCCATACAGCTACTACGACGGATGCGATGCAGGCATTACGCCGAATCAAAGTTCTCCAGATGGTATTAATTTTCTTCCAGGCATGCGTCTACCGGCGTGCACTTGTGACGGTGCCGATCATCCCACCCCGGGCAAATCCCGTGGCGCCCCGGAAATCGATGTGATCGAGGCCAGTGTAGGCCCTCtgaacaacaacccaaacGCTTTCATTGGAACCGCGTCCCAGAGTTTGCAAATGGCTCCATTTGACATCTGGTACATGCCTGACTACG ATTATACTGCGGTGTACGACCCTCGTATCACCGAGATAAATTCCTACCGGGGCGGGCCGTACCAGCAGGCTATGTCTGGCCTGaccaacctcaacaaccGCTGGTATAATGGGACCGAGTACCAAGTATATGCGTTCGAGTATACCCCGGGTGCGGTAGGGAACGTGACCTGGTTCGTGGGCCAGGATAAGACCTGGACCCTAGACGGGCGAGCTATTGGTCCCAACGGCAACGTTGGACAGCGGATGATTCCCATGGAGCCGATGTCGATAGTTATGAACCTGGGTATGGCATGGAGTTTCGCTCCGATAAATGAGACCATCCGCGACATAATGCCTGGATTTATGAGATTCGATTATATCCGCATCTACCAGGATCCCgacaacatcagcatcaccTGCGACCCGCCAGGCTATGAGACAACCGAGTATATTGCCAGTCATGCAGAGGCTTACACTAACAACAACATAACAACATG GGGTGATGCCGGATACGACTGGCCCACGAATTCATTAATGAACGGGTGCTGA
- a CDS encoding uncharacterized protein (COG:S;~EggNog:ENOG410PSDT): MTAASLRRWPLSRTGHCVIDPLVPWASISSSSARPSLIQLQQSAQITRSYHQHRCHKYSSRTHIQRSPYILSTTTKPASNFNTITIITPPPTRTMSSDNDYMSFLNKANADLNASQFQPQRDNTSSTPRTQTIHTNVRVPTPLTSVDAFYVSETDEPFEPVALKWPDAGRGVWPDAAALSNLVSPDADLSNSIETLTFSTFDPKNQYSGVVKAVRAAVGDEEGAAVKVYRVEVARSRVEYFVLALDGTEGLVVGLRAKAIET; this comes from the exons ATGACCGCCGCAAGTCTGCGCCGCTGGCCGCTCAGCCGCACTGGCCATTGCGTCATTGATCCCCTCGTGCCTTGGGCTTCaatttcctcatcttctgctcGCCCCTCATTGATTCAGCTCCAACAATCTGCCCAGATTACTCGATCATATCACCAGCACCGCTGCCATAAATATTCATCTCGAACCCATATCCAACGCAGTCCCTACATTCTTTCCACAACCACAAAACCAGCATCCAActtcaacaccatcaccatcatcacccctcctcccacccgcACCATGTCTTCCGACAACGACTACATGTCCTTCCTGAACAAGGCCAACGCAGACCTCAATGCCAGTCAATTCCAGCCCCAACGAGACAAcacttcttccaccccacGCACCCAAACCATCCACACCAACGTCCGCGTCCCCACGCCCCTCACCTCCGTCGATGCCTTTTACGTCTCGGAAACAGATGAGCCGTTTGAACCCGTTGCTTTGAAATGGCCTGATGCGGGGCGGGGGGTCTGGCCTGATGCAG CTGCTCTCTCCAACCTTGTTTCTCCTGACGCAGACCTCTCCAACTCCATTGAGACATTGACATTCTCGACGTTCGACCCGAAGAATCAGTATTCCGGAGTGGTGAAGGCAGTCCGGGCTGCCgtgggggatgaggagggcgcgGCTGTCAAGGTCTACCGGGTTGAGGTGGCCAGGTCGAGAGTGGAGTACTTTGTTTTGGCGCTGGATGGGACAGAAgggttggttgttgggttgCGGGCTAAGGCTATTGAGACTTAA
- the rpL3 gene encoding 60S ribosomal protein uL3 (COG:J;~EggNog:ENOG410PGH7;~InterPro:IPR000597,IPR009000,IPR019926;~PFAM:PF00297;~go_component: GO:0005840 - ribosome [Evidence IEA];~go_function: GO:0003735 - structural constituent of ribosome [Evidence IEA];~go_process: GO:0006412 - translation [Evidence IEA]): protein MSHRKYEAPRHGSLAYLPRKRAARHRGKVKSFPKDDPKKPVHLTATMGYKAGMTTVVRDLDRPGAKMHKKEVVEAATVIETPPLVAVGVVGYIETPRGLRSLTTVWAEHLSDEVKRRFYKNWYKSKKKAFTKYAKKHAEENGASITRELERIKKYCTVVRVLAHTQVRKTPLKQKKAHLMEIQVNGGSVADKVDFARNLFEKPIEIDSIFEKDEMIDVIAVTKGHGFQGVTSRWGTKKLPRKTHKGLRKVACIGAWHPNHVQWTVARAGQMGYHHRTSCNHKVFRVGKGSDEGNASTDFDISKKQITPMGGFVHYGEVKNDFVLLKGSVPGVKKRVMTLRKTLYPQTSRRATEKIELKWIDTSSKFGHGAFQTPEEKRAFMGTLKKDLETSA from the exons AT GAGTCACCGGAAGTACGAAGCGCCTCGGCACG GCTCTCTTGCCTACCTGCCCCGCAAGCGCGCCGCTCGCCACCGCGGAAAGGTCAAGAG CTTCCCCAAGGATGACCCCAAGAAGCCCGTCCACCTGACTGCCACCATGGGCTACAAGGCCGGTATGACCACCGTCGTCCGTGACCTTGACCGTCCTGGTGCCAAGATGCACAAGAAGGAAGTTGTCGAGGCTGCTACCGTCATCGAGACTCCTCCC CTTGTCGCTGTCGGTGTTGTCGGTTACATTGAGACTCCCCGTGGTCTCCGCTCTCTCACCACCGTCTGGGCTGAGCACCTGAGCGACGAGGTCAAGCGCCGCTTCTACAAGAACTGGtacaagagcaagaagaaggctttcACCAAGTACGCCAAGAAGCACGCCGAGGAGAACGGTGCTTCCATCACCCGCGAGCTCGAGCGCATCAAGAAGTACTGCACTGTCGTCCGTGTCCTCGCCCACACTCAAGTCCGCAAGACTCCCctcaagcagaagaaggcccACTTGATGGAGATCCAGGTCAACGGTGGCTCCGTTGCCGACAAGGTTGACTTCGCCCGCAACCTGTTCGAGAAGCCCATCGAGATCGACTCCATCTTCGAGAAGGACGAGATGATCGATGTCATCGCCGTCACCAAGGGTCACGGTTTCCAGGGTGTCACCAGCCGTTGGGGCACCAAGAAGCTTCCCCGTAAGACTCACAAGGGTCTGCGTAAGGTCGCTTGTATCGGTGCCTGGCACCCTAACCACGTCCAGTGGACTGTTGCCCGTGCTGGTCAGATGGGTTACCACCACCGTACCTCTTGCAACCACAAGGTCTTCCGTGTTGGCAAGGGTTCCGACGAGGGTAACGCCTCCACCGACTTCGACATCTCCAAGAAGCAGATCACCCC CATGGGTGGCTTCGTTCACTACGGTGAGGTCAAGAACGACTTCGTTCTCCTTAAGGGTTCCGTCCCCGGTGTTAAGAAGCGTGTCATGACCCTCCGCAAGACCCTGTACCCCCAGACCAGCCGCAGGGCCACCGAGAAGATCGAGCTCAAGTGGATCGATACCTCCTCCAAGTTCGGTCACGGTGCTTTCCAGACCCCCGAGGAGAAGCGCGCCTTCATGGGTACCCTCAAGAAGGACCTGGAGACTTCCGCTTAA
- the cyc8 gene encoding putative transcriptional corepressor Cyc8 (BUSCO:EOG09261RFF;~COG:S;~EggNog:ENOG410QDSH;~InterPro:IPR011990,IPR019734,IPR013026,IPR001440;~PFAM:PF07719,PF00515,PF13176,PF13181,PF13428, PF12895,PF13432,PF13174;~go_function: GO:0005515 - protein binding [Evidence IEA]), with protein sequence MAHTQPSPTGGVTPHHGHLAAHPQVNGHMPLQTQSQKGPPLSTAQKIAALNEQVWLQIGNLTEMIGDLDGAMNAYEQALRHNQWSIPAMNAISCILRTKEQFPKAIEYLQNILKLDPTSGETWGSLGHCHLMMDNLQEAYTSYQQALYHLRDPKEPKLWYGIGILYDRYGSLDHAEEAFSQVMRMAPDFEKANEIYFRLGIIYKQQQKFTQSLECFKYIVADPPRPLTEEDIWFQIGHVHEQQKDFEAAQQAYRRVLDRDPNHAKVLQQLGWLFHQQSNNYTSQEKAIEFLEKSVSADNSDAQSWYLLGRCYMSQAKYPKAYEAYQQAVYRDGRNPTFWCSIGVLYYQINQYRDALDAYSRAIRLNPYISEVWYDLGTLYESCNNQIADALDAYGRAADLDPTNVHIKARLQLLQSQLSGSSQGNAPAPQPQDVHPQAYQAPGVGAPPAPQWGAPAPTGGPPPQAPAPPRQIADWNRGINELQSQAQAQAANGFDHRDAVRAPASLQQPSPRQEPGRGFPDAMRAQPTRSPKTTLTGPGVYGQPHGLQLANPPPNALDRAAAATAFSPATRGPLPPAPPGPPAGPGGPNGPASANALPPYHRPFTPPTEVRPLRDERPSSPGSTYPHQQYHHGPSLPAGIAGGAPPPASAISAAEAAAREREERPGSAMKRGREWEAEAGPAKKIANEESRARLDDQLSRRVTPPNRMPSPGEMQRRSSSEIRREDQRRVNENYHPSEAAHHPPTLPSIQHMPPHPSGPSLPPMAESSAAPSNGPPSGPSSAQVQVKEEPARGEQAPAHEPAARKMDVDENYDDDDDEKRASAVVKGSPHAAGSSNNGSNGVLSAGNPPTPAKPESAV encoded by the exons ATGGCTCATACCCAACCGTCTCCCACGGGGGGCGTCACTCCTCACCATGGCCATCTCGCAGCTCACCCCCAGGTTAATGGCCACATGCCGCTGCAGACTCAAAGCCAGAAAGGTCCTCCTCTGAGCACTGCTCAGAAGATCGCCGCACTCAACGAGCAGGTTTGGCTTCAAATCG GAAACCTTACCGAAATGATCGGCGACTTGGATGGTGCAATGAACGCATACGAGCAAGCTTTAAGGCACAACCAGTGGTCAATCCCTGCGATGAACGCGATCTCGTGTATTCTGCGGACAAAGGAACAATTTCCCAAGGCGATTGAGTATCTGCAGAATATTCTCAAGTTGGATCCGACAAGTGGAGAAACTTGGGGCAGTTTAG GTCATTGTCATCTGATGATGGATAATCTGCAAGAGGCGTATACCTCTTACCAACAGGCTCTGTACCACTTGCGCGATCCCAAG GAGCCCAAGCTGTGGTATGGCATCGGTATCCTTTACGATCGCTATGGCTCTCTCGATCACGCCGAAGAGGCCTTTTCCCAGGTCATGCGCATGGCCCCTGATTTTGAAAAGGCCAATGAGATCTACTTCAGACTGGGAATAATatacaagcagcagcagaaattcACTCAGAGTTTGGAG TGTTTCAAATACATCGTTGCCGACCCCCCTCGCCCGTTGACGGAAGAGGACATCTGGTTCCAGATCGGCCATGTCcatgagcagcagaaggat TTCGAAGCTGCGCAGCAAGCGTACCGGCGGGTCCTGGATCGTGATCCCAACCACGCGAAGGTTCTGCAACAGCTTGGATGGCTGTTCCATCAACAGAGCAACAACTACACTAGCCAGGAGAAGGCCATTGAGTTCCTCGAGAAGTCTGTCAGCGCAG ACAACAGCGATGCCCAAAGCTGGTATCTTCTCGGTCGCTGCTACATGTCGCAAGCCAAGTACCCCAAGGCCTATGAAGCGTATCAGCAAGCCGTTTACCGCGACGGTCGGAATCCGACTTTCTGGTGCTCGATTGGTGTGCTCTATTACCAGATCAATCAGTACCGCGATGCGTTGGATGCCTATTCTCGTGCTATTCGTTTGAATCCCTACATTTCCGAAGTGTGGTACGATCTGGGAACTCTG TACGAGTCTTGCAACAACCAGATTGCGGACGCACTTGATGCGTACGGTCGGGCTGCGGATCTCGATCCGACCAATGTCCATATCAAAGCGCGCCTGCAACTCCTTCAAAGCCAATTGTCCGGTTCCAGTCAGGGCAACGCTCCCGCTCCTCAACCGCAGGATGTCCATCCCCAGGCTTATCAAGCTCCTGGCGTAGGAGCGCCTCCGGCGCCTCAATGGGGTGCACCAGCGCCAACCGGTGGTCCACCCCCGCAGGCTCCCGCTCCACCAAGACAGATAGCTGACTGGAACCGTGGCATCAATGAACTCCAGTCACAGGCACAGGCACAAGCCGCCAATGGTTTTGATCACCGTGACGCCGTCCGTGCTCCCGCCTCTCTACAGCAACCAAGCCCGCGACAAGAACCCGGAAGAGGCTTCCCCGATGCTATGCGTGCGCAGCCAACCCGCTCCCCGAAGACTACCCTTACCGGCCCGGGTGTTTACGGACAGCCCCATGGCCTTCAGCTTGCCAACCCCCCACCTAACGCCCTCGAtcgtgctgctgccgcgACGGCCTTCTCGCCAGCTACTCGTGGTCCCTTGCCGCCTGCTCCTCCCGGTCCCCCCGCTGGTCCGGGTGGTCCAAATGGCCCTGCGTCAGCTAACGCTCTGCCTCCCTACCACCGCCCGTTCACCCCGCCCACGGAGGTTCGGCCTCTGCGTGATGAACGGCCTTCATCGCCCGGCTCTACTTACCCGCACCAGCAGTATCACCACGGCCCTAGTCTCCCTGCCGGCATTGCTGGCggtgctcctcctccggccTCTGCTATCAGtgctgctgaggctgccGCTCGCGAGCGTGAAGAACGTCCTGGTTCAGCCATGAAGCGCGGCCGAGAGTGGGAGGCGGAAGCCGGACCAGCCAAGAAGATCGCCAATGAAGAGAGCCGTGCTCGCCTCGACGACCAGCTGTCTCGTCGTGTCACTCCCCCCAACCGTATGCCCTCCCCCGGGGAGATGCAGCGACGCAGTTCTTCGGAAATCCGCCGTGAGGACCAGCGCCGCGTCAACGAGAACTACCATCCGTCTGAGGCGGCCCACCACCCTCCTACGTTGCCTTCTATCCAGCACATGCCCCCTCACCCGTCTGGCCCCAGTCTCCCTCCTATGGCCGAAAGCTCTGCTGCACCTTCTAACGGACCGCCATCCGGACCCTCTTCCGCTCAGGTtcaggtgaaggaggagcccGCGCGCGGCGAACAGGCGCCTGCACATGAGCCTGCGGCGCGGAAGATGGACGTGGACGAAAActacgatgatgacgatgatgagaaacGAGCTAGTGCTGTGGTGAAGGGAAGCCCGCATGCTGCTGGGTCGAGCAACAACGGCAGCAATGGTGTTCTGAGTGCTGGCAACCCACCTACGCCGGCGAAGCCGGAATCTGCGGTTTGA
- a CDS encoding uncharacterized protein (SECRETED:SignalP(1-18)) yields MPCELLVLDLLLLGCTNAQSHSACPTLGCTAFSIRGCLAVVACQRWPQDLSGVQAADGGGLRYCIWHRQKSTDHNWNIYTCKSSRLSQIAGTMSQTRRSDYFDLSDTIICVSFYRMCSLRDEHLLLESSMKASHIGATALSTVSEAAKSCAEF; encoded by the exons ATGCCATGTGAACTGCTGgtccttgaccttcttctcctcgggtGCACAAATGCCCAATCACACTCTGCTTGTCCCACGCTAGGCTGTACGGCATTCTCAATACGTGGATGCCTTGCCGTTGTGGCTTGCCAACGTTGGCCGCAGGATCTCAGTGGCGTGCAAGCCGCTGATGGTGGCGGCTTGAGATATTGTATATGGCACCGACAGAAGAGTACAGATCATAA TTGGAACATATATACATGCAAGTCTTCTCGGCTGTCACAGATAGCTGGCACGATGAGTCAAACTCGTCGATCTGATTACTTTGATCTGTCTGACACGATCATTTGCGTCAGTTTCTATCGCATGTGCTCCTTAAGAGACGAACACCTACTCCTTGAATCATCAATGAAGGCGTCTCACATCGGAGCGACCGCATTGAGTACTGTCTCTGAGGCTGCCAAGTCCTGTGCAGAGTTCTAG
- a CDS encoding uncharacterized protein (COG:S;~EggNog:ENOG410PSPG;~TransMembrane:2 (o199-221i289-316o)) has product MEQPEMSQPATHRQDDSHLVTAYFPNPTPTVPAAAAHPPPHILPSHSSPSPHHYHSEVDSSPSEFHYLDDSHHISHPEYQQPQRHSRRQHSLSHQTPQTGEHLYPDLGQASVPPEASVASPYPENGSVLSRASGASEVGRKEGRVRGSWTDHSSYMSGDNHPNGASRVHKRAIHDDDIAPEEEPDALLMLFRLSIPVPVFSFCASLYTIFGVLFVLLVSPLRICSCIPYFRATSFRAQLCGLLVPQLHIHERLVCLRQSSSRSSSTQPIYDPEGSYVAESIDSYSIGGLLAVLLLSPFLSIAITLLAWIAAFFWIFAMVLGNPDGTERKDDGRAAVLGVCRWWQLWLGKARKLLA; this is encoded by the exons ATGGAGCAGCCGGAAATGTCCCAGCCTGCTACCCACCGTCAAGATGATAGTCACCTCGTGACAGCTTATTTTCCGAACCCAACACCCACtgtgcctgctgctgcagcacaTCCTCCCCCACACATTCTGCCGTCGCACTCGTCGCCATCACCTCACCACTATCATTCAGAGGTTGACTCCTCTCCGTCGGAATTCCACTATCTTGACGACTCCCATCACATCTCACACCCTGAATATCAGCAGCCACAACGGCATTCTCGACGACAGCATAGCCTATCACATCAAACCCCACAGACTGGGGAACATCTATATCCGGATTTGGGGCAGGCTTCGGTGCCTCCAGAGGCGTCGGTTGCCTCGCCTTATCCCGAGAACGGCTCCGTCTTATCTCGGGCTTCAGGTGCAAGCGAAGTCGGGCGCAAAGAAGGGCGCGTTCGTGGGAGTTGGACCGATCATTCGTCATATATGTCGGGAGACAATCACCCCAATGGCGCATCTCGCGTACATAAACGAGCGATTCATGACGATGACATAGCCCCGGAGGAAGAGCCGGATGCGCTGTTAATGCTG TTTCGACTCTCCATCCCCGTTCCCGTATTCTCCTTCTGCGCATCGTTGTATACCATCTTCGGCGTGctcttcgtcctccttgTCTCACCGCTTCGCATCTGTTCCTGCATACCCTACTTTCGGGCGACGTCCTTCCGGGCGCAACTGTGCGGTCTGCTGGTACCCCAGTTGCATATTCATGAACGACTGGTCTGCTTGCGACAATCTtcttcaagatcatcatccacccagCCGATATATGACCCGGAGGGATCCTATGTGGCAGAATCCATCGATTCGTATTCAATCGGAGGCCTGCTCGCCGTCCTCCTTCTATCGCCGTTCCTGTCCATCGCCATAACTCTCCTAGCCTGGATTGCAGCGTTTTTCTGGATCTTCGCCATGGTTCTAGGCAATCCAGATGGCACAGAGCGCAAAGACGATGGCCGAGCAGCCGTTCTCGGGGTCTGCCGATGGTGGCAGCTTTGGCTTGGCAAAGCTCGTAAGCTACTCGCTTAG